The sequence below is a genomic window from bacterium.
GCCGCGGCCGTTTCTGGTGATGGCGACGCAGAACCCCGTCGAGCAGGAGGGCACCTATCCGCTGCCCGAAGCACAGACCGACCGCTTCCTCTTCAAGCTGCTGGTCGACTACCCCGCCGAGCACGAGGAGTACGGCATGCTCGGACGGTGGAGCCAGACGACGCGCCAGCCGACCGTGCAGGCGGTATCGTCCCCGGCCGAGCTGCTGGCGCTGCGCGCCGAGGTCGACGAGGTCTACGTCAGCGAGGATCTGCAGCGCTACGTGCTGGCACTGGTGCGAGCGACGCGCGACCTCGCCAACGGCCGCGGCACGGCGATGAACGGCGGCCCTCCGCCGCTCGCCTTCGGCGCCTCGCCGCGCGCCTCGCTGGCGCTGGTGCAGGCGGCGCGCGCCCTCGCCTACGTGCGCGGCCAGGACTACGCCAGCGCGGCGATGGTGCAGGCACTGTTCGGCGATGCGGTCCGCCATCGCGTCGGACTCACCTACGAAGCCGAGGCCGAGCAGGTGACCCCCGACGCCGTGCTGCAGCGCGTCCTCGCCACGACGCCGATTCCACCCCGCACCTGATCCCTCCCACCACCTCCCCCCATCGCGGGAACGCAGAGGCGACACGCACCCAGCGCGCGTCCTCCTCCCACGCGCGCACCCTCCCTCCCCGACACGCACGTCTCGTGCGCCCGCGATGATCGACGGCGCCCCGGCCCCCTCCCGGCCGGGGCGCCTTTTTTCTTTTCGCGCTTCGGCGGCGCGGCGTGCTGGCGATGTCTTCATCGCCGAGGAGCGCGGGGCCGGATCCGTGGACGGTTCAGGTTCCTTTCGCGCCATCCGGCCGGCTGCTTTGAGCCACCGCGTTTTCGATGGGCGCGCGTATCGCCGCACCGCCGGGTCCGTTCCGCACCTGGCACAACCGTTGCCTTGGAGCATCGCGACATGAATGCGCCGGCTCCCCATCCCGTATCGCTGCTCCGCAAGCTCGAGTGGCGGGTCCGCCACACCGCGGACTCGCTGCTCGGCGGCGAGTATCGCTCCGCCTTTCGCGGCCGCGGCCGCGAGTTCGACCAGGTCGTCCAGTACGAGTGGGGCGACGACGTCCGCGACATCGACTGGAACGTCACGGCGCGGCGCGGCGAGCCCTACCGCAAGAAGTACGTCGAGGAACGCGAGCTCACCCTCGTCCTGCTGTTCGACGACAGCCCGTCGTTGCAGTTCGGCTCCGGCGCGCGCAGCAAGCGGACCGCGGTGCTCGAGCTCGCCGGACTGCTGGCGCTGCTCTCGGCCGGCAACCGCGACCGCGCCGGCTTCTGGCACGCCACGCCGGAGACCCATCTGGTGCGCGAGCCGGTGCGCGGCCGCACCGCGATCATCGAGACCGCGGCGCGCCTGTTCGCGCAGCCGATCCCGGACCTCGACCGCGGCGGCGAGGTGGCGATCGACTGGCAGCGCTTCTTCCTCGCCTTCCCGCGCCACAGCGTGGTGCTGTGGCTCGGCGACTTCGCGCCCCGCCCCATGCCGCCCGCCTGGTCGGCGCTGCGCCGCCGCTACCAGATGGTCGGCGTGCGGGTCGAGGACGCCTGGGAGCGGGTGCTACCGGCGCGCGGCCGCATGACCGCCGTCGACCCGGTGAGCGGCGCGCTGGTGCCGTTCGATCCCAGCTCGCGCGCCAGCCGCGCCCGCCACGCGATGTGGGTGCGGGCCCGCGACGCCTACTTCAAGCAGCTCTTCCCGTCGCCGCTCGATTGCCTGACCGTCAGCACCGATGACGACCTGCTCGGCGCCCTGGTTCGATTCTTCCGCGCCCGCATGCAGGGGGTGAAGGGATGACGCCGGGTTGGACGCTCGCCACGCCCGCCTGGCTGCTGCTGCTCGCCGCGCTGCCGCTCATCGCCTGGCTGCGCGCCCGCCGCGGCCGGCCGGTGCTGGTGGTGCCATTCGTCAGTCAGTGGACCGGCCACGATCTCGTCACCCGGTCGCGCCTGCCGCAGGCACTGGTGCTCGCCGGCCTGGCGTTGATCGCCGTCGCCCTGGCGCGGCCGCAGCACGTCGACGAGCAGCGGCAGGTGACGCAGGACGGCTACGACATCGTCCTCGCCATCGATCTCTCCGGCAGCATGCTGGCCGAGGACTACGCGCGCGACGACGGAACGCGCATCAACCGCCTGCAGGCGATCAAGCCGATCATCGACGCCTTCATCCAGCGCCGCCCGAGCGACCGCATCGGCATCGTCCCCTTCGCCGGCCGCGCCTACACACTGGCGCCGCTCACCGCCGACCACGACTGGCTGCACCAGCAGGTGCGGCGGCTGAAGGTCGGCCTGATCGAGGACGGCACCGCGATCGGCGACGCGCTGTCGCTCGCCGTCGCCCGCCTCGGCCAGCCGGCCCGCGAGACGGACGGCAAGCGGCTCGGCGGCTTCGTCATCCTGCTCACCGACGGCGCCAACAATGCCGGCGCGGTGGCGCCGCTCGAAGCCGCGGCGCTCGCCAAGGCGAAGGGCATCCCGGTGTACACGATCGGCGCCGGCACCGACGGCGTCGTGCCGATGCCGGTCTTCGATCCGAGCGGCCGCAAGCTCGGCTATCGCGACGCGGTCTCCGACCTCGACGAGGCGACGATGCGCGCCATCGCCGACGCCACCGGCGGCGGCTATTTCCGCGCCACCGACTCCGACACCGTCGAGGCGGCCTTCGCCGCGATCGATCGCGAACGCAAGATCACCTTCGACGCCAGCGCGGCGCGGCGCGCCGAGGAATTCTACGCCTGGGCGGCGTGGCCGGGCATGGCCCTGATCGCCGCCGGCTATCTGCTGGCGCTGGTTCCGACCTCCCTCGGTCGCGGCAGCCGCCGCGAGGTGCCCGCATGACCTGGCAGCATCCCCTCGTCCTCGTGCTCGTCCCGCTGGCGCTGGCCGGCGCCTGGTGGCTGTTCCGCGCTCGCCAGGCGGCGACCGACGAGCGGCTGCCGAACGTCGCCCGCCGCTGGGCCGACCGCCTCGGCCTGCACGCCGCGGCGCCGCTGATGTCGCGCCGCGGCCGCGGCGCCGCCCTGGCGCTGGCGCTGCTGCTCACCCTGGCGGCGCTGGCGCGGCCGCAGTGGGGCGAGATCCCCGAACAGACGGTGTCGCGCTCCCGCGAGGTGATGATCGCCCTCGACCTGTCGCAGAGCATGATGGCGGACGACGTCTCGCCGACCCGGCTGGCGCGCGCCAAGCTGCTCGTCGACGCGCTGCTCGACGCGCTGCACG
It includes:
- a CDS encoding MoxR family ATPase translates to METQVVNGVVSGAGAATAPSQRGAQWAARVRDEVHKAVVGQDAVIERALVALLADGHVLIEGMPGLAKTLLVKSLAAALGLDFERVQFTPDLLPSDVVGTMVFQPQHGEFRTHLGPIFANLVLADEINRAPAKVQSALLEAMQERQVTIGGQSHSLPRPFLVMATQNPVEQEGTYPLPEAQTDRFLFKLLVDYPAEHEEYGMLGRWSQTTRQPTVQAVSSPAELLALRAEVDEVYVSEDLQRYVLALVRATRDLANGRGTAMNGGPPPLAFGASPRASLALVQAARALAYVRGQDYASAAMVQALFGDAVRHRVGLTYEAEAEQVTPDAVLQRVLATTPIPPRT
- a CDS encoding DUF58 domain-containing protein, with amino-acid sequence MNAPAPHPVSLLRKLEWRVRHTADSLLGGEYRSAFRGRGREFDQVVQYEWGDDVRDIDWNVTARRGEPYRKKYVEERELTLVLLFDDSPSLQFGSGARSKRTAVLELAGLLALLSAGNRDRAGFWHATPETHLVREPVRGRTAIIETAARLFAQPIPDLDRGGEVAIDWQRFFLAFPRHSVVLWLGDFAPRPMPPAWSALRRRYQMVGVRVEDAWERVLPARGRMTAVDPVSGALVPFDPSSRASRARHAMWVRARDAYFKQLFPSPLDCLTVSTDDDLLGALVRFFRARMQGVKG
- a CDS encoding VWA domain-containing protein, which translates into the protein MTPGWTLATPAWLLLLAALPLIAWLRARRGRPVLVVPFVSQWTGHDLVTRSRLPQALVLAGLALIAVALARPQHVDEQRQVTQDGYDIVLAIDLSGSMLAEDYARDDGTRINRLQAIKPIIDAFIQRRPSDRIGIVPFAGRAYTLAPLTADHDWLHQQVRRLKVGLIEDGTAIGDALSLAVARLGQPARETDGKRLGGFVILLTDGANNAGAVAPLEAAALAKAKGIPVYTIGAGTDGVVPMPVFDPSGRKLGYRDAVSDLDEATMRAIADATGGGYFRATDSDTVEAAFAAIDRERKITFDASAARRAEEFYAWAAWPGMALIAAGYLLALVPTSLGRGSRREVPA